A portion of the Vicingus serpentipes genome contains these proteins:
- the hutH gene encoding histidine ammonia-lyase, giving the protein MDIHYINKNWLTLEAIDEILKGNKHIVLSQEAEEAIVKCRAYLDEKLTRHEKPIYGINTGFGSLCNTEISKDDLEALQRNLVMSHACGLGKEVPQEVVKLMLLLKIQGISYGHSGVQLVTVQRLIDFYNNDVFPVVYEQGSLGASGDLAPLAHLSLPLLGLGEVNYQGKKITSEELNKKLGWKPISLQSKEGLALLNGTQFMSAYGIHSLLRAKKLSKYQDIVTAISLDAYDGRIEPFNDLIHKIRPHNGQFLTARNIKHVLKGSKIIEQEKAHVQDPYSFRCSPQVHGACKDAIAHVQQVFETEINSVTDNPTVFVNEDEVISAGNFHGQPLAMALDYLGIALAEIGSISERRTYKLIGGTRNLPPFLVANPGLNSGFMIPQYAQASVVSQNKQLATPCSVDTIDSSNGQEDHVSMGANAATKVYRMVDNVEKIIGVELLNAVQALEFRKPLKSSPFIQKVVSAYRKEISFVTDDIYMHPAMEKSIAFVKEESSKLSVKEFLVSES; this is encoded by the coding sequence ATGGACATTCATTACATCAACAAAAATTGGCTAACATTAGAAGCTATTGATGAAATTTTAAAAGGAAACAAACACATTGTATTATCGCAAGAAGCTGAAGAAGCAATTGTGAAATGTCGGGCTTATTTAGATGAAAAATTAACACGACATGAAAAACCAATTTATGGTATAAATACTGGTTTTGGTTCGTTATGTAATACTGAAATATCTAAAGATGATTTAGAGGCTTTACAGCGTAATCTAGTAATGTCTCACGCTTGTGGGTTGGGAAAGGAAGTTCCACAAGAAGTGGTTAAGTTAATGTTGTTATTAAAAATTCAAGGAATTTCTTATGGTCATTCAGGAGTTCAGCTAGTAACTGTTCAACGATTAATCGATTTTTATAATAATGATGTTTTTCCTGTAGTTTATGAGCAAGGTTCGTTGGGTGCTTCTGGCGATTTGGCACCACTAGCACATTTATCTTTACCACTTTTAGGTTTGGGAGAAGTTAATTATCAAGGTAAAAAAATTACCTCAGAAGAATTAAACAAAAAATTAGGGTGGAAACCAATTAGTTTACAATCTAAAGAAGGTTTAGCTTTATTAAATGGTACGCAGTTTATGAGTGCTTATGGTATTCATTCTCTATTAAGAGCTAAAAAGCTGAGTAAATACCAAGACATAGTTACAGCAATATCTTTAGATGCTTACGATGGTAGAATAGAACCATTTAATGATTTAATCCATAAAATTCGTCCACATAACGGACAGTTTTTAACAGCAAGAAACATCAAACACGTTTTAAAAGGAAGTAAAATAATAGAGCAAGAAAAAGCTCATGTTCAAGACCCTTATTCGTTTAGATGTTCACCTCAAGTACATGGAGCTTGTAAAGATGCCATTGCTCATGTTCAACAAGTTTTTGAAACAGAAATAAATTCTGTAACTGACAATCCAACAGTTTTCGTAAATGAAGATGAGGTGATTTCTGCAGGTAATTTTCACGGACAACCTTTGGCTATGGCGTTAGATTATTTAGGAATTGCTTTAGCTGAAATTGGAAGTATTTCTGAGCGAAGAACATATAAATTAATTGGAGGGACAAGAAATTTACCACCATTTTTGGTGGCTAATCCGGGTTTAAATAGCGGGTTTATGATTCCTCAATATGCACAAGCATCAGTAGTGAGTCAGAATAAACAATTGGCAACACCTTGTTCTGTTGATACAATCGATTCATCAAACGGACAAGAAGACCATGTAAGTATGGGAGCAAATGCAGCTACTAAAGTTTACAGGATGGTTGATAATGTAGAAAAAATTATTGGTGTTGAATTATTAAATGCAGTTCAGGCATTAGAATTCAGAAAACCATTAAAGTCATCTCCATTTATACAAAAAGTAGTTTCAGCTTATCGAAAAGAAATTTCTTTTGTTACTGATGACATTTATATGCATCCAGCAATGGAAAAAAGTATTGCTTTTGTAAAAGAGGAATCTTCAAAATTATCTGTGAAAGAATTTTTGGTAAGTGAATCATAA
- a CDS encoding alpha/beta hydrolase, translated as MNHKIYRIPGMGADKRLYSEIEPIVGYEFVDLEWRLNYKNIKTLKDYALELSKEIDTSQAFSLMGVSMGGMVCSELADILNPEKIVIISSAKTSKELPAHFKRLKFLGITRLLNQEKIRYVLGNSSRFFGAMNNEQRKLFYEMAESVNLDFIAWSIKAILNWNKKKSSPKIIHIHGTRDFVLPFSSVNPSIIIEKGDHMMIWNKSAIINKKLKEIFI; from the coding sequence GTGAATCATAAAATTTATAGAATACCTGGAATGGGTGCTGACAAAAGGTTGTATTCTGAAATAGAACCTATTGTTGGTTATGAATTTGTTGATTTAGAATGGCGGTTAAATTATAAAAATATTAAAACGCTAAAAGATTATGCTCTTGAACTGAGTAAAGAAATTGACACTTCTCAGGCATTTTCTTTAATGGGTGTTTCAATGGGAGGGATGGTTTGTTCTGAATTGGCAGATATACTCAACCCTGAAAAAATTGTAATTATATCAAGTGCTAAAACGAGTAAAGAATTGCCAGCACATTTTAAACGATTAAAATTTCTGGGAATAACTCGTTTGTTAAATCAAGAAAAAATCAGGTATGTTTTAGGTAATTCATCTCGTTTTTTTGGGGCAATGAATAACGAGCAGCGAAAGTTATTTTACGAAATGGCAGAAAGTGTTAATCTTGATTTTATAGCATGGAGTATTAAGGCAATTTTAAACTGGAATAAAAAAAAGAGTTCACCTAAAATCATTCATATTCATGGAACAAGAGATTTTGTATTGCCATTTTCTTCAGTAAATCCTTCAATTATTATTGAAAAAGGTGACCATATGATGATTTGGAACAAATCAGCTATAATAAATAAAAAGCTAAAAGAGATTTTTATTTAA
- a CDS encoding zinc-dependent metalloprotease, with product MKKIILSFLVLFIFLIPSLSKAQCGFDVVREKQLLDPTFVLQEQANELKIKNFIPPSNVTGKAGSVLTIPVVVHVLHKGEAVGSGTNISDAQIQSAIDRLNEVYRGLDPNSPLDFEIEFALAQRDPDCNATNGINRVLATGVAGYSANGVFMQSVGADENELKDLSKWPETDYCNIWIVSEIDNNGGGAGIQGYANFFNGNAYEGSVMMASVFGYDPGNTNGWGLNSNGDGGTVVHEFGHYFHLYHTFQGDDADSGPGYTAQCPGDAVVGTDSDGCSDTEIHKRLTSTCPTDNDCNGGSAYGINTRNNYMSYFSCTDRLTADQKTRVTAAMTGTSIVASKGALAPDPAYSAPVAVCATNSVSTGFSGITNVELNGTNFSSFSSSSDGGNIDNSASCSGYFEINADIANTINATVFPSNFQQLGVWIDWNDDGDFNDDAEQQHLSEDIAAGSIVPINITYPSTIPYDDYVRIRFITDTDNRHGSGTINSSCYASINHGQSEDYAIYVQPASGSAPVADFSASSTSVCLSNSITFTDSSTESPTSWLWNFGDGNSSTLQNPSHVYASAGTYTVTLTATNASGSDDEVKTNHITVNANPDLSSTSSSDETCTGNDGTATVTPSPVGSYTYSWNTAPAQTNATATGLSAATYNVTVTNTVTTCFASTDVVVNNGCLAGEPGPYFYNKYCNKTFQSNEYSVCTAISGATNYEFQLVDQNTGTPVASINRLGKNYFTLAMMSDWDYNTTYNVRVRAFVNSNWTDFGSTCSITTPSFPLPQIFGKYCSKIVTSSDYMVCTTVPNGTKYEFQLVDPVTSIPISSLERIGKNFFKLDQMSGWDYNTTYNIRVRAFVGSSWMQYGLDCSITTSPATIVSGDVVARLANINEVEEEIVPTSITIYPNPNQGEYLYVELSDLGKDAELIVVDVYGKQIHKEFLNTEESNYNTTVRFDQKLTSGFYLVTIISNGKSITKKLIVR from the coding sequence ATGAAAAAAATAATTCTATCATTTCTTGTATTATTCATTTTCTTAATTCCTTCATTATCAAAAGCCCAGTGTGGATTTGATGTTGTTAGAGAGAAACAATTATTAGATCCTACATTTGTATTACAAGAACAGGCAAACGAGTTAAAAATTAAAAATTTTATACCACCTTCAAATGTTACGGGTAAAGCAGGTTCTGTATTAACAATTCCTGTTGTAGTTCATGTATTACATAAAGGTGAAGCGGTAGGTTCAGGAACAAATATATCTGATGCTCAAATTCAAAGCGCTATTGATAGATTGAATGAAGTTTATAGAGGATTAGATCCTAATAGTCCTCTAGATTTTGAGATTGAATTTGCATTGGCTCAAAGAGATCCTGATTGTAACGCAACAAATGGAATTAATAGGGTTTTAGCTACTGGAGTTGCCGGTTATTCTGCAAATGGAGTTTTTATGCAGTCAGTTGGTGCGGATGAAAATGAGTTAAAAGATTTAAGTAAATGGCCTGAAACAGACTATTGTAATATTTGGATTGTTTCTGAAATTGATAATAATGGAGGAGGAGCAGGTATTCAAGGGTATGCAAATTTTTTTAATGGAAATGCATATGAAGGATCTGTAATGATGGCATCTGTTTTTGGTTATGATCCAGGAAATACTAATGGTTGGGGTTTAAATAGTAACGGTGATGGAGGAACAGTTGTACATGAATTTGGACATTATTTTCATTTGTATCATACTTTTCAAGGAGATGATGCAGATTCAGGGCCTGGTTATACAGCCCAGTGTCCAGGAGATGCTGTCGTTGGTACTGATAGTGATGGTTGCTCTGATACAGAAATACACAAAAGACTTACAAGTACTTGTCCAACTGATAACGATTGTAATGGAGGTTCTGCTTATGGAATTAACACAAGAAATAACTACATGAGTTATTTTAGTTGTACAGATAGACTAACAGCAGATCAAAAAACGAGAGTTACTGCAGCAATGACAGGAACTTCAATTGTTGCTTCAAAAGGAGCTTTAGCTCCAGATCCGGCTTATTCAGCTCCGGTTGCTGTTTGTGCTACAAATTCGGTAAGCACAGGTTTTTCTGGGATAACTAATGTTGAACTTAATGGAACTAACTTTTCTTCATTTTCTTCTTCAAGTGACGGGGGCAATATTGATAATAGTGCAAGTTGTTCAGGTTATTTTGAAATTAATGCAGATATAGCTAATACAATAAATGCTACGGTTTTTCCATCTAATTTTCAGCAACTTGGGGTTTGGATAGATTGGAATGATGATGGTGATTTTAATGATGATGCTGAACAACAACACTTATCGGAAGACATAGCAGCTGGATCTATCGTACCTATTAATATTACATATCCTTCGACTATTCCATATGATGATTATGTTAGAATTAGATTTATAACGGATACTGATAACAGACATGGTTCAGGAACTATTAATAGTTCTTGCTATGCATCAATAAACCATGGTCAGTCTGAAGATTATGCTATTTATGTGCAACCAGCTTCTGGCTCAGCTCCAGTTGCAGATTTTTCTGCAAGTTCAACTTCAGTTTGCTTAAGTAATTCAATCACGTTTACAGATTCAAGCACCGAATCACCAACATCATGGTTATGGAATTTTGGAGATGGAAATTCAAGTACATTACAAAATCCTTCACATGTTTATGCTTCAGCAGGTACTTATACTGTTACCTTAACAGCAACAAATGCTTCTGGTAGTGATGATGAAGTTAAAACAAATCACATAACTGTAAATGCTAATCCAGATTTAAGTTCAACAAGTTCTTCTGATGAAACTTGTACTGGAAATGATGGTACAGCAACAGTTACTCCATCACCAGTAGGGTCTTATACTTACTCATGGAATACAGCTCCAGCCCAAACTAATGCTACAGCGACTGGGCTATCTGCTGCTACTTATAATGTTACTGTCACAAATACAGTAACAACATGTTTTGCATCTACCGATGTTGTTGTTAATAATGGTTGTTTAGCTGGAGAACCAGGTCCTTATTTTTATAATAAATATTGTAATAAAACTTTTCAATCTAATGAATATTCTGTGTGTACAGCTATAAGTGGGGCAACAAATTATGAATTTCAATTAGTAGATCAAAATACTGGCACTCCAGTTGCTTCCATTAATAGGTTAGGTAAAAACTATTTTACCTTAGCTATGATGTCAGATTGGGATTATAACACAACATATAATGTTAGAGTTCGAGCTTTTGTAAACTCAAATTGGACTGATTTCGGATCTACTTGTTCCATTACAACACCATCCTTTCCATTGCCTCAAATCTTTGGTAAGTATTGTAGCAAAATAGTTACTTCTTCAGACTATATGGTTTGTACAACAGTTCCTAATGGCACCAAATATGAATTTCAATTAGTAGATCCAGTAACTAGTATTCCAATTAGTTCTTTAGAAAGAATAGGTAAAAACTTTTTTAAATTAGATCAAATGTCAGGTTGGGATTATAATACAACTTATAATATTAGAGTTCGTGCTTTTGTTGGTTCCTCATGGATGCAATATGGATTGGATTGTTCTATAACAACTTCGCCTGCTACAATCGTTTCTGGTGATGTAGTTGCTAGGTTAGCAAACATTAATGAAGTTGAAGAAGAAATAGTTCCTACTTCAATTACAATTTATCCTAACCCAAATCAAGGAGAGTATTTATATGTTGAGTTGAGTGATTTAGGTAAAGATGCGGAGTTGATAGTTGTGGATGTTTATGGTAAGCAAATTCACAAAGAGTTTTTGAATACTGAAGAAAGTAACTATAATACAACCGTTAGATTTGATCAAAAATTAACTTCAGGTTTTTATTTGGTAACGATTATTTCAAATGGAAAATCAATTACTAAGAAATTGATTGTAAGATAA
- a CDS encoding YybH family protein produces MKKFSLIFLIIVSIMACNHDEDSLEIKKVMSLQEEAWNNGDIEQFMEGYWKSDSLMFIGKNGIKYGWQTTLDNYKVSYPDKTAMGKLNFEIIKLEVNSSSAYMLGKWKLLRKEDTPNGYFTLYWKKIEGKWVITIDHTS; encoded by the coding sequence ATGAAGAAATTTAGTTTAATATTTTTAATAATTGTATCAATAATGGCGTGTAATCATGATGAAGATTCATTAGAAATTAAAAAAGTAATGAGTTTGCAAGAAGAAGCATGGAATAACGGAGACATTGAGCAATTTATGGAGGGATATTGGAAATCTGATTCATTAATGTTTATTGGAAAGAATGGAATAAAGTATGGTTGGCAAACTACGCTAGATAATTATAAGGTTTCTTATCCTGATAAAACAGCAATGGGAAAGTTAAACTTTGAAATAATAAAACTTGAAGTAAATAGTTCTTCAGCTTATATGTTAGGTAAATGGAAGTTATTAAGAAAAGAAGATACTCCTAACGGATACTTTACTTTATACTGGAAAAAAATAGAAGGCAAGTGGGTAATAACAATTGACCATACTAGTTGA
- a CDS encoding DUF423 domain-containing protein, protein MIKNILIKAAVLGCIGIVLGAFGAHALKAVLTSEQLVSFNTGVRYQISHAIVLLFMFLLTEKYNSKQFEIASKLIFWGTILFSGSIYILTLKNILGIELLKFAGPITPIGGTLLIGGWLYLLIGAIKLEK, encoded by the coding sequence ATGATTAAAAACATATTGATAAAAGCAGCTGTTTTAGGTTGTATTGGAATAGTTTTAGGAGCTTTTGGTGCTCATGCATTAAAAGCTGTTTTAACTTCTGAGCAATTGGTTAGTTTTAATACTGGTGTTCGTTACCAAATAAGCCATGCGATTGTGCTACTATTTATGTTTTTGTTAACCGAAAAATACAACTCAAAGCAATTTGAAATAGCCTCTAAATTAATCTTCTGGGGTACCATTTTATTTTCTGGTTCAATTTATATTCTAACTCTAAAAAATATATTAGGCATTGAATTATTGAAATTTGCTGGACCAATTACTCCTATTGGTGGTACTTTATTAATTGGCGGTTGGTTATATCTATTAATTGGAGCTATTAAATTAGAAAAATAA
- a CDS encoding saccharopine dehydrogenase family protein — protein sequence MKKILVIGAGRSTSSLIQYLLFNAEQEGWFLTIADQSKELASKSANNHERAKAIAFDVNNEEERMRLIDESDLVISMLPAHMHISVAKDCVKYKKHMVTASYVSKEMKELNNDAVNAGVVLMNEIGVDPGIDHLSAMRVIDHIRESGGKLEAFETFTGGLIAPESDNNPWNYKFTWNPRNVVLAGQGVCKFIQNGKYKYIPYHKLFRRTEIIDIAGHGKFEGYANRDSLQYRSIYGLDDIPTMYRGTLRKPGFCRAWDVFVQLGATDDSYIMDGSESMTHRDFINSFLAYNETDSVELKFKHYLNIRQDDVDMFDKFVWLGIFDNTPVGLPNSTPAQMLQCILEKKLSLEEGDKDMIVMWHRFLYEQNGEHKELHSSMVVNGDDPIYTAMAKTVGLPVAIATKMILNGTITTPGVHIPISKEIYEPILDELENYGVHFEEKEVSPSFY from the coding sequence ATGAAAAAAATATTAGTAATTGGAGCCGGTAGATCAACATCATCATTAATTCAATATTTACTTTTTAATGCTGAGCAAGAAGGGTGGTTTTTAACAATAGCAGATCAATCTAAAGAATTAGCTTCTAAGTCGGCTAATAACCATGAACGAGCAAAAGCTATTGCTTTTGATGTTAATAATGAGGAAGAAAGAATGAGATTGATTGATGAATCTGATTTGGTGATTTCAATGTTACCAGCTCATATGCATATTTCTGTTGCTAAAGATTGTGTTAAATATAAAAAACACATGGTTACAGCATCTTATGTCTCAAAAGAGATGAAAGAATTAAACAATGATGCTGTAAATGCAGGTGTTGTTCTTATGAATGAAATTGGTGTTGATCCAGGTATCGACCATTTATCGGCAATGCGAGTTATTGATCATATTCGTGAGAGTGGTGGTAAGTTAGAAGCCTTTGAAACATTTACGGGCGGACTTATTGCTCCTGAAAGTGATAACAATCCATGGAATTATAAATTTACATGGAATCCAAGAAATGTTGTTTTAGCAGGACAAGGAGTTTGTAAATTTATTCAGAACGGAAAATACAAGTATATTCCTTATCATAAATTATTTAGAAGAACTGAAATTATTGATATAGCTGGACATGGAAAATTTGAAGGCTATGCAAACAGAGATTCATTACAATATAGAAGTATTTATGGATTAGATGATATCCCAACAATGTATAGAGGAACATTGCGTAAGCCAGGTTTTTGTAGAGCTTGGGATGTTTTTGTTCAATTAGGAGCTACAGATGATAGTTACATTATGGATGGTTCGGAAAGTATGACACATCGAGATTTTATAAATTCTTTTTTAGCATATAATGAAACAGACTCTGTAGAGTTAAAATTCAAACATTATTTAAATATTCGTCAAGACGATGTAGATATGTTTGATAAATTTGTTTGGTTAGGTATTTTTGATAATACTCCTGTTGGATTACCAAATTCTACTCCAGCTCAAATGTTACAATGTATATTAGAGAAAAAACTTTCGTTAGAAGAAGGGGATAAAGACATGATTGTAATGTGGCACCGATTTTTGTATGAACAAAATGGTGAACACAAGGAATTGCATTCGTCGATGGTGGTAAATGGAGATGACCCAATTTACACAGCAATGGCAAAAACCGTTGGACTACCAGTAGCTATAGCAACTAAAATGATACTTAACGGAACTATAACAACTCCTGGAGTTCATATTCCTATTTCTAAAGAAATATATGAACCAATATTAGATGAGTTAGAAAATTATGGTGTTCATTTTGAAGAAAAAGAAGTGTCCCCTTCATTTTATTAA
- the mqnB gene encoding futalosine hydrolase, producing MKVLIVSATFLEIEPLLTHFNFVEQSNQKLRKYTFNTHQIDVLIPGVGMTCTAYWMGKTLNNTLYDFAINLGLAGSFNDEIKIGEVVNVVSDRISELGAQDGEKFLSLIDMDLIEDEDFTLVNGEMINSIPLENTTINKLRKVRAISVNTTHGEENEIEKVIKLFNPDVESMEGAAFYYACLLEGITCAQIRAISNKVEPRNKENWDIKLAVKNLTKTSLQLLKEL from the coding sequence ATGAAAGTCCTAATCGTTTCAGCAACCTTTTTAGAAATAGAGCCACTATTAACTCATTTTAATTTTGTTGAACAAAGCAACCAAAAACTAAGAAAATATACATTTAATACACACCAAATAGATGTTTTAATACCTGGTGTAGGTATGACTTGTACGGCTTATTGGATGGGAAAAACTTTAAATAATACTTTATACGATTTCGCAATTAATTTAGGCTTAGCAGGAAGTTTTAATGATGAAATTAAAATTGGAGAAGTAGTAAATGTTGTTTCTGACCGAATATCTGAGTTGGGTGCGCAAGATGGTGAAAAATTCTTATCCTTAATTGATATGGATTTAATTGAAGATGAAGACTTTACCTTGGTAAATGGAGAAATGATAAACTCTATACCATTAGAAAATACTACGATAAATAAATTAAGAAAAGTAAGAGCAATATCGGTAAACACAACTCATGGTGAAGAAAATGAAATTGAAAAGGTAATAAAGTTGTTTAACCCAGATGTTGAGAGTATGGAAGGAGCAGCTTTTTATTATGCTTGTCTTTTAGAAGGTATTACTTGTGCTCAAATTAGAGCAATATCAAACAAAGTTGAGCCAAGAAATAAAGAGAATTGGGATATTAAGTTAGCAGTTAAAAATTTAACTAAAACAAGTTTACAGTTGCTAAAAGAATTGTAA
- a CDS encoding rhomboid family intramembrane serine protease, translated as MFDFKSIPPVVKNLLIINGLMYVAMIALSGQGFDLSAFFGLHYWGSEGFYPHQLVTYMFMHSFQFTHLLFNMFAVWMFGRVLEGVWGSKRFLIYYMITGVGAGLIQLLVIHLRLMPLYDALSPEDLSFIMDKGYDILQSGQNFTDPIAGKFNALMNVTTVGASGSVFGILLAFGMLFPNTELMLLFPPIPIKAKWFVIIYGAIELYSGMANNAGDNVAHFAHLGGMLFGFVLIKYWQKNSNHFY; from the coding sequence ATGTTCGATTTTAAAAGCATTCCTCCAGTTGTTAAAAATCTATTAATTATTAATGGATTAATGTATGTTGCTATGATTGCTCTTAGCGGTCAAGGCTTTGATTTATCTGCATTTTTTGGATTACATTACTGGGGAAGCGAAGGTTTTTATCCTCACCAATTGGTTACTTATATGTTTATGCATAGTTTCCAATTTACGCACTTATTATTTAACATGTTTGCAGTATGGATGTTTGGAAGAGTGCTAGAAGGTGTTTGGGGAAGTAAACGTTTTTTAATTTATTACATGATTACTGGCGTTGGTGCCGGACTTATACAGTTGTTAGTTATTCATTTAAGATTAATGCCTTTATACGATGCTTTAAGCCCTGAAGATTTAAGTTTTATAATGGATAAAGGTTACGACATCCTACAATCTGGACAAAATTTTACAGACCCTATTGCAGGTAAATTTAATGCTTTAATGAATGTTACCACCGTTGGAGCTTCTGGTTCTGTTTTTGGTATTTTATTAGCTTTTGGTATGTTGTTTCCAAATACAGAATTAATGTTATTATTCCCTCCTATACCAATTAAAGCAAAATGGTTTGTAATTATATATGGTGCTATTGAACTATACTCAGGAATGGCTAATAATGCAGGCGACAATGTTGCTCACTTTGCTCACTTAGGTGGAATGCTCTTTGGTTTTGTGTTAATTAAATATTGGCAGAAAAACTCTAACCATTTTTATTGA
- the mutL gene encoding DNA mismatch repair endonuclease MutL yields the protein MSDIIHLLPDSVANQIAAGEVIQRPASAVKELLENAIDAGSDTITLVIKDAGKALIQVIDNGSGMSETDARLSFERHATSKISCADDLFNLNTKGFRGEALASIAAIAQVELKTKKEGLDLGSKILIEGSEVKEQEPCSAPKGTSFSIKNLFFNVPARRNFLKSNPIEIKHIIDEFQRVALAHPNIAFSMYNAENEVFNLKKGSFRQRIVGVFGEKYNQKLVPVAESTDIVTIDGFVSKPEFAKKTRGEQYFFVNDRFIKNAYLNHAVQNAYDQLLSKDQFPSYFINLKIDPSKIDINIHPTKTEIKFEDERSIYAIIRTSVKQALGKYNISPTLDFEQETSFDIPLSKRMDTIKAPTIKVNPNYNPFSTDVSSSNKSSNNGAIRAAAKQESKNWESLYDNFEKSTTEIIEHQPQENVEQQVISSNWDEETERNRTLLQLHKKYIFTQLKSGYLIIDQQRAHERVLYEKFNTQLKTKKSSSQQLLFPETIEFTSADGELLNEIKPEISALGFVMDKVGRSSFVISGIPSEIKEQNIKQTIEKLLEQFKLNNSELKLDKKENLATSLARSASIKAGQYLNIEEMNNLVDNLFACEMPYSLPNGKPTIISLNLDDLNKQFNY from the coding sequence ATGTCAGACATCATTCATCTTCTTCCAGACTCTGTTGCAAATCAAATTGCTGCAGGAGAAGTAATTCAAAGACCTGCATCTGCGGTTAAAGAATTACTAGAAAATGCTATTGATGCCGGAAGCGACACAATTACACTTGTAATAAAAGATGCTGGAAAAGCCCTAATACAAGTAATTGATAATGGCTCAGGGATGTCTGAAACTGATGCTAGATTAAGCTTTGAAAGACATGCTACCTCTAAAATTAGTTGTGCTGACGATTTATTTAATTTAAACACAAAAGGGTTTAGAGGCGAAGCACTAGCTTCGATTGCAGCCATAGCTCAAGTTGAATTAAAAACAAAAAAAGAAGGATTAGATTTAGGTTCAAAAATACTAATTGAAGGAAGTGAAGTAAAAGAACAAGAACCATGCTCTGCTCCAAAAGGCACTTCATTTTCGATTAAAAATTTATTTTTTAATGTTCCTGCTAGAAGAAACTTTTTAAAATCTAACCCAATAGAAATTAAACACATTATTGATGAATTTCAGCGAGTTGCACTAGCTCATCCTAACATCGCTTTTAGCATGTATAATGCCGAAAATGAAGTATTTAATTTGAAAAAAGGAAGTTTTAGACAACGAATTGTTGGCGTGTTTGGTGAAAAATACAACCAGAAATTAGTCCCTGTTGCTGAGTCAACAGATATTGTAACAATCGATGGTTTTGTAAGCAAACCTGAATTTGCTAAAAAAACTAGAGGTGAGCAATACTTTTTTGTGAACGACAGATTTATTAAAAATGCCTACCTCAACCATGCTGTTCAAAATGCTTACGACCAACTTTTAAGTAAAGATCAATTTCCTTCTTATTTTATTAATTTAAAGATAGATCCTTCTAAAATTGATATCAATATTCATCCTACAAAAACTGAAATTAAGTTTGAAGATGAACGCTCAATTTATGCAATTATCAGAACGTCAGTTAAGCAAGCTTTGGGCAAGTATAACATTTCTCCAACTTTAGATTTTGAACAAGAAACTAGCTTTGACATTCCTTTATCAAAAAGAATGGACACCATAAAAGCACCAACCATTAAAGTAAACCCTAATTACAATCCTTTTAGTACCGATGTTTCTAGTTCTAACAAATCTTCTAATAATGGAGCAATAAGAGCTGCTGCAAAACAAGAATCTAAAAATTGGGAATCGTTGTATGATAATTTTGAAAAAAGTACAACTGAAATTATTGAACATCAACCACAAGAAAATGTTGAACAACAAGTAATTTCTAGTAACTGGGATGAAGAAACAGAACGAAACAGAACATTATTACAACTGCACAAAAAATATATTTTTACTCAACTTAAAAGTGGTTATTTAATTATTGACCAACAACGAGCACACGAAAGAGTATTATATGAAAAGTTTAATACTCAATTAAAAACAAAAAAATCGAGTAGTCAACAATTATTGTTTCCTGAAACAATTGAATTCACATCAGCAGATGGAGAATTACTCAATGAAATTAAACCAGAAATTAGTGCCTTAGGATTTGTAATGGATAAAGTTGGTAGAAGTAGCTTTGTTATTTCTGGCATTCCTTCAGAAATAAAAGAACAAAACATTAAGCAAACTATTGAAAAACTATTAGAACAGTTTAAGTTAAATAATAGTGAGTTAAAACTCGATAAAAAAGAAAATTTAGCTACTTCGCTAGCAAGAAGCGCTTCAATTAAAGCTGGCCAATATTTAAACATTGAAGAAATGAACAACTTAGTTGATAATTTATTTGCTTGCGAAATGCCATATAGTTTACCTAATGGTAAACCAACAATAATATCATTGAATTTAGACGATTTAAATAAACAATTTAACTACTAA